In Acidobacteriota bacterium, the genomic stretch GGTCCTGGCCAGACTCTCCATAGCTCCTTCCCCAGAGTCGAAACGTCCCTGGGCACAGGCGCTGGCGGCCTTGGGAGACTTTCCCATCACCACCTTGCACAGCTTCTGCCTGAGGATTCTCAGGGAACACGGAAGCCGGATCGGCCTCGATCCCGGTTTCGGCGTCCTGAGCGGAGGGGATCAGCGCCTGCTGCTGGACCGGTGTCTCCAGGAGCAGCTCGACTCCTGGTCCGGCACCCGGCTTCCCGCGTTCGAGACGCTGCTTCGATATCTGCCGTACCGGAGAATCGAAGGAATCCTGGCCGAAGTGGTCCAGAGACGGAATCACCTGGCAGCCCGCTCGTCCCTCGACCAGGCTGAGATCCTGGGCCGCCTCTATCGGCGGGAAACGGCGCACTTCCTGGCGCGGTCGGAGGTGTGGGCCCGGTTGCGGCGCCTTCTGGAGCGGGTGCCGAAACGGCTCTTGATACGGAACGATTCCTTCGCCCGTAAATGCGTTCGGCAGCGGGAACTCTTTCGGGCTCGCCCCACGTTGGACGACAAGGAGTTCCTGGTTCGATTCGAAGAATCTCTGGGCCTGGTGGCGCGGCCTTCCAAAGCCTGGACGGACTGGGAACATCGAGCCGGCCTGGTGAAGTGCTGGAAGGCGCTCAAAGAGGAATACGGCCGGTATCCGCTACGGGTCTCCCACCCTTCGGAAGAATCCGGTTTCGACGGCGACGCTCACTTCGACAAGGCGATGCTGGCTCTGGAGGAACTGGCCGGCCTGGCTCTGGATCGCTATCGGTCAGAGAAGGAACAGGACTCGCTGCTGGATTTCGAAGATCTTCTGGCGCTGGCTCGTTCGTTGATCCGCTTGCCGGACGTTCGCAGAACGCTTCGAAGCCGGCATCGGTTCTTCCTGGTGGACGAATTCCAGGACACCAACCGCCTGCAATGGGAGATTCTCAAGCCGCTCGTGGGCGCCGGCGCGAATTTCTTCGCCGTCGGCGACGACAAGCAGTCCATCTACCGCTTCCGGGATGCGGACGTCGCGGTATTTCGAGCGGTTCGAAAGTGGGTCCGGAAGCGGGGACGCGTCGTCGAGCTTCGCCGGAACTACCGTTCTCATTCCAGCCTGGTGCGATTCAGCAACCGGGTCTTCCGGTACTTGATGCAGCCGGGATTGGACTACGAAGCCGTTCATCAGGAGATGACCCCCGTCCGGAAAGAGTCCGCCGTCGCGGACCCGGGTGTCCGTGGTTTGCTCTACGAGAAGCTCCCGCAAGGTTACGGCACCGAGGCCGAAGTCGCGGCGGAGGCGGCCATGGAACTGCTGTCGGAGGGGTTCCAGGCTCGTGAAATCGCTGTATTGCTCCGGAACCGCACCCGGCTCCGGGAGTTCGAGAACGCTTTCTGCCGCTGGGATTTGCCATTTTCCGCCCGCGGGGGCAATCGGCTTCACGATCAGCCGGAGATCGTGGACCTGACGAATCTGCTCCGCTTTCTGGATGATCCAGGGAGGGACCTGGAATTGTTGGGGGTGCTCCGGAGTCCCCTGTTCAATTTCTCGGACGAGGATCTTCTGCTCCTGTCGCTGCAGGAGGGGTCCGGGATCTGGAGCAAGCTTCGGTCCGGCGAGCCTCCCTCGGGGGCCTGGCCCCGGCATTGGATCTTCGCGCGGGAATCGTTGGGCGCATGGGTCCAGGCGCCGTACCAGGGATCGGCCGCCATTTTGTCTCAAGTGATCGCAGAGACCGGCTACGATGAGATCATGGCGGCCGGAGGCCGGGGAGATCTGGCCCGCAACAGTATCCGCCGGCTGTTGGAACTGGCTCGAAGATTCGAGATCGGCCATGGTCCTTCACGGCGCCCATTTTGCCGCTACCTGGAGGGACTTCGCCGGCTCGGGGCCCAAGAAGGAGGATTTGCGGAAGGCGGCTCGGACCGGATTAGTGTCCACACCATTCACGGAGCCAAGGGCCTGCAATTTCCGGCGGTCATCCTTCCCGATCTGGGCGCCCCGCTTCTGGCCGGGATGATCGATCCGTTCTTTGGCCAGGCTGTGGGGAAGGAGGAGAACCAGTATTGTTTCGGCCTCGCGATCCGCAACCCACTGCGGGGATATGAGCGGTACCGGCATCCTCACTACGAGATGTTGCGGCGGCTGGACCGGTATCGCCAGACGGCCGAAGAGAAACGGCTCCTCTACGTGGCGCTGACCCGGGCCCGCGAGAGGTTGGTCCTGATCGGGAGGAAGTCGGGGCGGCCCTCCTACGCCCGCTGGTTGCAGGAGGCGGACGCAGAGACGTACATGACCCCGCTGACCCTCCGGACTCTCGACGGTTCCCGCAAATCAGCCGGCCGGGAGCCCGGGGAGAACGAGCTCTCTCCCACGGTCTCGACCCAGGTTCTCACCGGGCAATCGGCCTTGGCGAGCCGGGATAACCGTCTCGCTCCGGGCGCCGACAGTTGGAGCAAGACCACCTGGACACCGACCGAGATCGTCTCCTACTATCGATGCCCCCGGAGCTTCTTCCATTCCCGGGTGGAGGGACGCGTGGAGGCTCCGGCCTCGGGTTGGCGAGCGAGCCCGTCGGCGTTGGTGGGCTCCGCCGTGCACGAGCTGCTTGAGAAACCGGGCGCGCTGGGAGATGAAGCGGCGGTGGAACGATTCCTGGACCGGTGGCGGACGAGGCTTGGCCCGCTCTACTCGGAGGAGGAGATTCGACGAATGAGCCGGCGCATCGAAAAAAGCATCGAGGGTGTCCGGAAGAGCCGCTTGGCGGAACGTCTCGCTTCCGCCCGCAAAGTCTTCAGCGAAAAACGATTCCATGTCGTGGAGCAGGGCCGCCTGGTGACGGGGATTATCGACAAGCTCTTTCAGGAGGGGAACGGCCGCTGGGTCGTCGTGGACTTCAAGACGACACGCCGGACTGAACCTGGAGAGGGACAGGAGATCGTAGAGAAGGGTTACCGTCTCCAGGTCCGGATCTACCTGTGGGCCGTGTCCCGGATCTTGGAAACCATGAATCTGGCGGGGCGCCTGCTGTTCACGGAGGCTGGAACTCTGCGGCCGGTGACCTTCGACGCCAGCGTCGCGGCCCGATGCGGGGATCTGGTCGGCAGGCTGCCCCAAACTCCGGATCCGCACCGTTTTCCCCGGACCCGGATCGCCGAAACCTGTTCCGGATGCGGCTTCATGACCAGGGGTTTGTGCCCGGGGGCCGCGGGACCCCATCCCGATTGAAGAGCGGACAGTGATGCAGCGGGAACAGTTGGAGGTGGACGTTCTTTTCGTCGGTGCGGGACCGGCGTGCTTGAGTGCGGCGTTCCACCTGTCGCGTCTGGTGAGCCGGCACGACCGTGAAGTGGAAGCAGGGACCCGGCCGGGTCCGCTCCTGGGTGAGCAGCTCCTGCTGGTGGTGGAGAAGGGCAAGGAGATCGGGTCGCACGCCCTGAGCGGCGCCATCGTGGACCCCAGGGCGTTTCGCGCTCTGCTTCAGGATCTTCCCGGCACGGAACCGCCGCTGGACGCACCGGTGCGGAAAGAGGACGTCCTGTTCCTCACCAGGAAGAGGCATTTCCGGCTTCCCGTGATTCCGCCGCCGCTGCACAACGAAGGCAACCACGTGGCCTCGCTGGGCAAGCTGGTGAAGTGGCTGGCCGCCCTCTGCCAGGACCATGGGGTCGAGGTCTACCCCGAATTCCCGGCGGTGAAGCTGCTCCTGGATGGAAACTGGGTGGTGGGAGCCCGGATGGGAGACCGGGGACTCGACGCCAAGGGACAACCCCGATCGCACTACGAGCCGGGAACCGACGTATTGGCCAAGATCACGGTTCTGGGCGAGGGGCCCAGAGGCACGCTGACCCGCCAGGCGGAGGAGCAACTCGGACTGGACCGTGAAGGCGGCCCTCAGCTCTATTCGCTGGGTGTGAAGGAGGTCTGGCGGGTCCCGGGAATCGAGCCGGGACGGGTCTGGCACACCTTGGGCTACCCGACGGGAACCCGGGAGTTCGGCGGCGGCTTCATCTATACGTTGACTCAGGAGCAGGTCCACGTGGGGTTCGTGGTGGGACTGGACTCGCGGGACCCGCGCGAAGACGCTCACCGTTTGCTTCAGGAATACAAGCGTCATCCCTTCGTGCGCCGGCTTCTGGAAGGAGGCCGGGTGGTCTCCTACGGCGCCAAGGCCATTCCCGAAGGGGGCTACCACTCGATGCCGCGGCCCTACGCCGACGGACTGCTCCTGGTGGGCGATTCGGCCGGTTTCCTCAACCCGGCCCGGCTGAAGGGGATCCACTTGGCCATCGAGTCGGGAATGATGGCGGCCGAGGCGGCGTTCGAGGCCCTGGTGGCTCGTGACTGTTCCGCACAACGGCTGAAACGGTACGTCGAGCTGTTCGAAGCCAGCGAGGCCCGAAAGGAACTCCATGGGGCGCGCAACTTCCGGCAGTCCTTCCAAAGAGGGTTCTGGACGGGAGTCCTCTACAACGGTTTGCAGACGCTGACCGGCCTGGGGTGGGGAGGCGTCTGGAAGACGGTGCCGGGCCATGAGCGGATGGAAAAAACGAGTGGTTCCGCAGCGGCCGGGCCGGCGGCGCCGCCTGCCGACGGCGAGCTCACCTTCGACAAGCTCTCGGACGTCTACCTCTCGGACACGGCGCACGAGGAGGACCAGCCGAGCCACCTGAAGATCTCGGACCTGGACCTCTGCCGGGACCGGTGTCGAAAGGAGTACGGCAATCCCTGCCAGCATTTCTGCCCGGCAGGCGTCTACGAGATGGTGCAGGATGGGGATCGCCCCAGGCTGCAGGTCAACTTCACCAACTGCGTCCACTGCAAGACCTGCGACATCCTGGACCCGTATCAGGTGATCCTGTGGACTCCTCCCGAAGGCGGAGGCGGTCCCGACTACAAGAACCTGTAGGGGTGCAAGGGCGCCCCTACGATGGTTTCCCCATTCCTCGTCTCAGGCGAAGAGCGGCTTCGACGCCGAGCCAGAGCGAAAGCGCCAGGATGATTCCCCCCACGGCCAGCAGCAGGTGGGCTCCCGAGTTCCAGAAGTCGGCCATTTTGTAGGACATGGCCACCAGGGTCGTGACCAGCATGAAGAGCATGGGAACGCCCGTAAACCAGAACGGGCGCCGGCGGTGCATCAGGTACAGCGTCACCGTCAGCAGGGTGAGTCCCGCCAGAACCTGGTTCGTGGTGCCGAACAGTTGCCAGAGCGCCAGGCCGGCGGCCTTTCCGTCCACTCGATAGAAGGCGAAAAATCCGATGGTGGCGACTGCCCCGAGAGAGGCGACGTAACGGTTCGAGAGAATCCCGACGCCCAGGGTTTCTCCGATTTCGCTGATGTTGAAGCGGAGCAGCCGGGTAGCCGAGTCCAGGGTGGTGAGGGCGAACGAGATGGCGATGAGGGCGACGAAGGCCTTGGAGAGTTCCAGGGGAATGCCCAGTTGGCTCATGAAGAGGCCGGCTCCGTCGATGAACGCCTTCATGTTCGGTCCCA encodes the following:
- a CDS encoding UvrD-helicase domain-containing protein produces the protein MSSAVSAPVPGRTGASSPRNREAGPEPSYDESQRRALDLTTHMVVSAAAGSGKTRVLVGRYLRILEHHGHQPHRIVAITFTEEAASQMAGRIREGVLARLSIAPSPESKRPWAQALAALGDFPITTLHSFCLRILREHGSRIGLDPGFGVLSGGDQRLLLDRCLQEQLDSWSGTRLPAFETLLRYLPYRRIEGILAEVVQRRNHLAARSSLDQAEILGRLYRRETAHFLARSEVWARLRRLLERVPKRLLIRNDSFARKCVRQRELFRARPTLDDKEFLVRFEESLGLVARPSKAWTDWEHRAGLVKCWKALKEEYGRYPLRVSHPSEESGFDGDAHFDKAMLALEELAGLALDRYRSEKEQDSLLDFEDLLALARSLIRLPDVRRTLRSRHRFFLVDEFQDTNRLQWEILKPLVGAGANFFAVGDDKQSIYRFRDADVAVFRAVRKWVRKRGRVVELRRNYRSHSSLVRFSNRVFRYLMQPGLDYEAVHQEMTPVRKESAVADPGVRGLLYEKLPQGYGTEAEVAAEAAMELLSEGFQAREIAVLLRNRTRLREFENAFCRWDLPFSARGGNRLHDQPEIVDLTNLLRFLDDPGRDLELLGVLRSPLFNFSDEDLLLLSLQEGSGIWSKLRSGEPPSGAWPRHWIFARESLGAWVQAPYQGSAAILSQVIAETGYDEIMAAGGRGDLARNSIRRLLELARRFEIGHGPSRRPFCRYLEGLRRLGAQEGGFAEGGSDRISVHTIHGAKGLQFPAVILPDLGAPLLAGMIDPFFGQAVGKEENQYCFGLAIRNPLRGYERYRHPHYEMLRRLDRYRQTAEEKRLLYVALTRARERLVLIGRKSGRPSYARWLQEADAETYMTPLTLRTLDGSRKSAGREPGENELSPTVSTQVLTGQSALASRDNRLAPGADSWSKTTWTPTEIVSYYRCPRSFFHSRVEGRVEAPASGWRASPSALVGSAVHELLEKPGALGDEAAVERFLDRWRTRLGPLYSEEEIRRMSRRIEKSIEGVRKSRLAERLASARKVFSEKRFHVVEQGRLVTGIIDKLFQEGNGRWVVVDFKTTRRTEPGEGQEIVEKGYRLQVRIYLWAVSRILETMNLAGRLLFTEAGTLRPVTFDASVAARCGDLVGRLPQTPDPHRFPRTRIAETCSGCGFMTRGLCPGAAGPHPD
- a CDS encoding electron transfer flavoprotein-ubiquinone oxidoreductase — protein: MQREQLEVDVLFVGAGPACLSAAFHLSRLVSRHDREVEAGTRPGPLLGEQLLLVVEKGKEIGSHALSGAIVDPRAFRALLQDLPGTEPPLDAPVRKEDVLFLTRKRHFRLPVIPPPLHNEGNHVASLGKLVKWLAALCQDHGVEVYPEFPAVKLLLDGNWVVGARMGDRGLDAKGQPRSHYEPGTDVLAKITVLGEGPRGTLTRQAEEQLGLDREGGPQLYSLGVKEVWRVPGIEPGRVWHTLGYPTGTREFGGGFIYTLTQEQVHVGFVVGLDSRDPREDAHRLLQEYKRHPFVRRLLEGGRVVSYGAKAIPEGGYHSMPRPYADGLLLVGDSAGFLNPARLKGIHLAIESGMMAAEAAFEALVARDCSAQRLKRYVELFEASEARKELHGARNFRQSFQRGFWTGVLYNGLQTLTGLGWGGVWKTVPGHERMEKTSGSAAAGPAAPPADGELTFDKLSDVYLSDTAHEEDQPSHLKISDLDLCRDRCRKEYGNPCQHFCPAGVYEMVQDGDRPRLQVNFTNCVHCKTCDILDPYQVILWTPPEGGGGPDYKNL